Genomic segment of Gloeocapsa sp. PCC 7428:
TTACGGCGAAAGCTATTCCAGAAAACCCCAACGCAATCTATTTAGAAAATCTCCAACAAGGTACGACAAACTGGAAAATCACCAATCAAGCTTTTAATGAAATTGCTGGTTATGCAACAGCAACAAGCGTTAACAAAGGTGGTTCGCTCCCCATTAAAGTTTCTCTGGCACAGTCTGGACAATTTACAGTAGATGTGTACCGTCTAGGCTACTACGGAGGTAGGGGCGGTCGCTTAGTCGCTAGCAGTGGTTTGTTGAACGGAATTACCCAACCAGCAGGGACTTTAAATAGTACTACCCGTTTGTTTGAATGTAACTGGTCAACATCCTACACGATCGCCGTTGGTGCTAATTGGACAAGTGGTTTGTACATAGCTAAGCTGACTGACCAACGAACAGGTAAGCAAAGCCAAATATGGTTTGTCGTGCGTGACGATAGTAGTAACTCTAAAATACTATTCCAAAGTAGCTTTACAACATTTCTTGCATATAGCAATACTGGCGGCTATAGCTTATATAGTTTCAATAGTATTGGTGGACAAAGAGCATTTAAAATTTCATACGACTGTCCCTTCTCACAAACTGGTGTTGGATTCGGTGAATTCAATAATATTTTTCGATGGGAGTACAACATGGTACGGTGGTTGGAGTCTCAAAGCTATGATGTGTCTTACATCACCAACATGGATGTACAGAATAATTCCCAGCTTCTACAGCAACATCAAGTTTTTCTGTCAGTTGGTCATGATGAATACTGGTCCTTAGAAGAACGCAATCATGTTGAGCAAGCCCGTAACAGTGGAGTTAACTTAGGATTTTTCTCTGCTAATACTTGTTATTGGCGAGTCAGGTTTGAGAACAGCACAAGTGGAGTTGCTGACCGTGTTATGGCATGTTACAAAGACGCATGGAATCTAGATCCAGTCGCTGCACAAAACTCGAGTGCTGCAACCAATAAATTTCGCAGCCCGCAGAATAATAAGCCAGAAAGTGCTTTGCTAGGAGTCATGTACGTTGGTGACATAGATATCGTTTATGGAGGCTTTGATTTTGTTATCAAAAACAGCAACCATCCTTATTATGCTAATACAGGTCTCAGCAACGGCGATCGCCTCAGCCAATTAGTGGGGTTTGAATGGGATGCAATTAATCCAAATGCTGCGCCTAATGGGCTGGAAATTTTAGCCGAATCGCAATCCCCCCAGGCTCCTGACAACGTAGAATTAGAAGGATTTCCTGCTGGAACGAATCCTCGAGTATCACACGCAGTTCGCTATGTTGCTGCTAGCGGAGCAAAAGTTTTTGCAACTGGTTCGATTCAATGGATGTGGGGACTAGATAGCGATGGTGTATCTACCCCGCGTGAAGATCTTCGCGCTAAGCAAATTGCAGTGAACATCTTGGCAGATATGGGCGCTAAACCTTTGACTCCCGATCCAGACATTATTGTTCCCTAAGTCAACGCTATTTCTTCTTAAGGAATACAAAGATGAATTTGAGAATCAGACGCCGCCGCTTTGGACAAATTGCGATCGCCAGCGCAGCTGCGACGGCTTTAGGAAGCTTTGCTAAACGAACGCTGGCACAAACAGGACCAATTCTTTACGGTGTAACAGTAGATTCTACCGGCACAAACTTAATTATTCAAGCGCTGAATTTAGCCACAGGTAATCTCTTACCAACCAACATCCAACGTAAACTTGAAACTAACGAACGCATTAGCGGTTTTACCTCACTTCCCAACGGTAGATTTGCGATCGCAACAGGTCCTGCCGCATCATTGCCTGGTAGAGGCGTGGGACGACGCAGCCGTTTAATTTCCTCAACTGCACAAAATCTACCCGAACCTCAGGGGCTAGATGCAAATGCTGCATTTGAAAGTATACTCAACACTACTGACAACAGACTTCTTAGCATTGTTAGTCTCAATCAAGGAACACCGCCATTTCGTTTTGCCAATGTCGATCGTCAATCTGGCAGAGTCACCTATTTATCTGATATCGATTTACGAGCTAATCGGCGATATAGCAATCTAAGCCAATCGCCTAAAGGTAACATATACGGTACATTGCTTGGTCCTGACGGTGGTCCCACTCTAGTCCAGTTCGACTTTGCCAACCGCTCCATCGTGACTGGTAAAGCTAAAATTATACCGATCGCGCAGCTGACTTATAATAAACGACCCTTATTCAATGACGTAGCTAGCTTAGCATTATCCCCCTCCAACCAATTATTTGCACTGGCTGACCCGACTTACGAAGGTACAAATTCTCTATTTTTAGTCAACATTCAAACTGGAGAAATGACCTTTCTACGAAAATTTGCCGTACAGAAGATTACTTTTACTCGCTAATCAATTCATCGTCAATTTCATAAAATGCAAACACAATTTTCCCAAACCAACATTATTCCCAATACAATTTCCCCAACCGCAGACTCGCGTTCTGTTAGCATTATTATTCCCTGCTTTAATGAATCGGAAGGAATCGAGTCACTAAGTACAAAACTCTTACCAGTTTGGCAGCAGTTGAATTTAATTAGAAAAACTGAACTCATTTTCGTTGACGATGGTAGTACTGATGATACCTTTGCGCAAATTCAACATTTTTTTGGCGAACAAGCACAGATCGTCCGCCATCCGAAAAACAAAGGACTCAGCGCTGCAATTCGCACTGGCTTTATCCATTCACGCGGCGACATTATTTGTACAATCGACAGCGATTGCACCTACGATCCACAATATCTACTTCCACTCTTAAACTTAATGAATCGTGCAGACGTCGTTACTGCTTCGCCATACCACCCAAAAGGTAGTGTCAAAAATGTTCCACCTTGGCGGCTATTTTTGAGTAAAGGTCTATCGCAAATTTATCGAATAGTTCTACCGCAAAAACTCTACACCTATACAAGTATGTTTCGCGCTTATCGTCGCGAAGTTTTAGAAATAATACCTATCACATATCCTGGGTTCCTTGGTCTAGTCGAAATTTTAGTCGAAGCTATGCTGCATGGTTACAAAGTTGCAGAGTATCCTGCTGAACTTCAAAGTCGAGTTTATGGACAGTCAAAACTACGTGTTGCTAGAGTCATTTTGAGTCACCTACGGTATTTGGCTCAGTTGATCAAACGCAGAGCGGTCAAACCCAAAAAAGCTTTAGTTTATAAGTAGCTTCCTAATCACTCTTATTCAGAAATCATATACTCATGAAATTAATCACAATTCTAGGTGCTAGACCACAATTTATCAAAGCATCGGTCGTTAGTTCTGCCTTCAAAAATGCTGGAATAGAAGAAATTCTTATCCACACCGGACAGCACTTTGACCGCACAATGTCTGAGGTTTTCTTTCAAGATTTAGATTTACCCCAACCTGAATATCATTTAAATATCCACAGTCTAAATCATGGGGCGATGACAGGTCGCATGATGGAGAAGATCGAAGAAATCTTATTACAAATCAAGCCAGATTGGGTGTGCGTTTATGGTGATACCAACTCTACGATCGCCGGCGCTTTAGTTGCGGCGAAGCTACAAATTCCTATTGTCCATATTGAAGCAGGATTACGTAGCTTTAATCGAGAAATGCCCGAAGAAGTCAATCGCGTTGTTACCGATCATCTTTCGCAACTGCTATTTGCACCAACACCTCTAGCCGTACAATGTCTTGAAAAAGAAGGAATCTTTCAAGGAGTGCATCTTGTTGGAGATGTGATGATGGATGCGATCTTAACGTATCTTGTTAAAGCCCAGCAGACATCGCAAATTCTAGAGAAACTTGATTTAGTTGACCAAAAATTTTATTTAGCAACGATTCATCGACCGAGTAACACCGATAACCGCGATCGCCTCCGAAATATCTTAGAAAATTTAACGCAACTCAAATATCCTGTTGTATTTCCCATGCATCCGCGTACGTTAGCCAAAGTACAGCAGCAGGCAATGATACATTATCTGGAAGCGATACAAGTTATTCCACCAGTGAGCTACCTAGATATGTTGATCTTAGAAAAAAACTGTCAAGCTGTGCTTACTGATTCGGGAGGAATGCAAAAAGAAGCATACATTTTAGAACGTCCTTGCTTTACACTAAGAGACGAAACCGAGTGGCAAGAAACTGTAGAAGTCGGTTGGAATCATCTAGTTAAGCCCGAAAACCTACATCAGTCTTTAACCAATTTCACCACACCAACTCATGCACCACGACTCTACGGCGAAGGTAACGCAGCAACACGCATTGCTGACATCTTACTTGCTGCGTAACGAATCAGCCGTTCGTATTTCTATAAGCAGGTCTAATCACGGCATTGTGATTTGTGCAAAATTTTCACAATTACGTAATTGCATCCTTAAAATTCGTCTCAATTTAGCATCAGCGTTGAAAAAGAGTTTACAGTAACGTGACTCAACGCATCTACGTTAAAATATTTGTAGCAAAAACTCTAAATTTGGTAATACGGTAAAATTACTGAATCTACTTTACTCCTCCGTATTTATTCTGTTATTTTAAGTGAAAACACGCTTGAATGCATGACACAGCAAAGTTACATTGCTGTCGTCACTTATTTTTGTCTGAAAATGCCAAAAACATTGAAATCTCTCCTTTTTTGGGTTGAATAGCAAGAAAGTATTTAGCACGCGCTTGCAGTTAGGACTTTAGCCTAAGAAACGCTAATAGCTGACCGCTAATTTCTTATTGTTGCTAATAACCAACCCTGAAATTACCTTTATTTTCATGCACTTATAAGTAGCTTGTAGGTGTATTCAACCCAGCGAAAACGGTGCTGTTTATCTGATTCCTCTTGATGTTGACTTCAAGAGCCGATACTGTCTGCATATTTTTTGCAAGCTAGTGCGCTAGTAAAACAATATCTCCAAAAATGTACTGATTTCAACCCACAACATAACTGTTAAATAAAACAACTTGTATGCTGATTTTGAAACCTGCAATTTATATTTTAGCAGCGTTAGCTATTAGTAACTTAGGTCAGATAGCGTGTGCTAGCTCTAGTGTTGAGCTTCCAGATTCTCATATCAGAGTCAGCAATCTTAACTCGCAAGACAATGCGACTTCGTTCAAGGTCAACGCTGCGCATCTATTGCAGCAACAAGCAGCGCAAGACAGTTCGACAAAGGCTGATAGTTACAATATCGCGCAAGCAACAACGTTTCCAGATATTCAAAACAACTGGGCGCAAAGTTTTATTGAAGCTTTAGCCGCACGGAATGTTATTAGTGGTTTTCCCGATGGAACTTTTCGCCCTGATGCACCCGTGACGCGCGCGCAGTTTGCCGCGATGATTAGTAAAGCGTTTCCGCTAACACAGCAACGGGAAGGAATCACCTTTAACGATGTTCCTTCATTTTACTGGGCAAGTGATGCGATTCAAGCCGCGTACCAATCAGGGTTTTTGGCAGGATATCCGAATAACATCTTTCTTCCTGAGCAAAACATTCCGCGCGCACAAGTTTTAGTCTCCCTCGCGAGTGGACTGAACTTGACAGCAAGCGATATCGCGATTCTAGATAACTTCCAGGATGCTGCTGCTATTCCTGATTTTGCGCGCAACGCGATCGCTGCTGCAACCGAAAATCGGATAGTCGTTAACTACCCTAACCTAGCAACGCTCAATCCCAATCAAGTTGCAACACGTGCGGATGTTGCTGCATTTATTTATCAAGCTTTAGTCCGTAACGGTACATTACCACCTTTAGAACCAACGGATGTAGCAAATCAGTATATTGTGGGTTACGAAACCGTTGCTACAGCACCAGAACCTGCAACACCGCCCGCAGAGCAAGAAGTCGCACAGTTACGCGAACAGTTTCGCATTGAACCACCAACAATCGTCGATACGATTAGACCTACAGTACCAGGTGGTGGATCGAGTGTTGGTTCGCCTACTGCGTTTGGTGCTGATTGGGGTGATGCATTTTTAGGTGCAAGCTTTCAAGCACGGGCGCGGAATACGAGTCGTTCTGATGGTGGAGTTTCCTTTGGTTTTGGTTTAGGTGATGCGGAACGTGCTGTTGGTTTAGAAGTTGCAGTTTCAGTTGTCGATTTATTGGGTGATACATTTGAAGATGGTGGCGTTAGCTTGAAACTACACCGCGTATTACCAAACAACTTTGGTGTCGCGGTTGGTGTTGAAAATGCAACGACTTGGGGTTCTACCGATGGTGGTAGTAGTGTTTATGGCGTTGTCAGTAAGATTATTCCCTTGCGCGATGACCCTGCTGAGCCTTTAAGTAAGCTGACTTTATCATTAGGACTGGGTGGCGGTCGTTTCCGTTCGGAAAGTGATGTGAATGATGGTAACGAGACAGTCAATGTCTTTGGTAGCGTTGGTTTACAAGCTTTAGAGCGAGTCTCACTCATCGCCGATTGGACCGGTCAAGACTTAAACTTAGGTGCTTCGATTGTTCCTTTTAACTTTCCATTAATTATTACTCCGGCGATCGCTGATGTTACAGGAAATGCGGGTGACGGTGCAAGATTTATTCTTGGTGTCGGCTATGCAATTTCTTTTTAATGCAAATTTCAGGAAGTTTTATAAAACAAGTATTAATGAGATTTGAAACTATGACAAACATTCTAAAACAGCTATCTATTGGTTTAACATTAGGAACTTCCTTACTAGTTTCCGCAATACCTGTCCAAGCACAAACCGGAAACGCTTCTGATGTGACAGGTGCAGTTATCACAACAAGTGACATTGCAGGTGGTTCGTTTGCTCCTACTCCTAATCAACAAAGCAGCACAACAAGCGCATCAGTTTCTAGCGCTGCACTTGGCATCGCGCTTAGCCAAGCTGTCAGTATCATCAGCGCTCAATTAGCACAAGGAACATTACCAGTTGCCGTTCCTGGTGTTGCTATTGCAAGTATTCCTGTCACAGTGCAGCAAACTTTGTTAGCAGTACTCACAGGATCGGGAAATCCGGCTGCAATTGAAAGTGCGATCGCCGCCGCAGTTGACAATCCAGCCCTAGCAGCAGAACTTGTCGCGGCTCTCCAAGGATTAATCGCTAACGGTACTGCATCTCCAGCAAACTTGTTAGCAGCAGTACAAGCCTACAACGCTGTTATCGATGCAAGTGGTGCGGCTTTGAGTAATCCATCACCAGAACTCGTTGCTGTGCAATCGGTGTTAACAGCGCTCGTGAGTGCGACGTCTTCCGCACAGTAACACAGCTACGACAGAAACATAGCAATTACAGAGGTACAATACGTGCCTCTATTTTTTTATTAGTTGTGTTGCTTCTGTTACTCCGGCGATCGCCTGCTCTATAGTTTCTCCCTGATCGACTGTGCCAATTTCGGGACACTCGGCAATGTACATATCCTCTTCTTTGTACACAATGACCGTACTACGAGTTTTCATATTTTCACAAGCTTTTGAGGTAAACGTAACATTGATGGTAACGCGATCGCACATATCTAAACACGTTACAGACACGTTGAAGATTCGTGAGATTAGGGTAGGCGATCGCAAATTAGTATATGTGTAGCTACTTAAAACAATTATTAAAGATTAAGGGTTTGTACTCATAAGAAGTTTTTGATGAAAGTACCGTAATTCTACTGAGGTAACATCTGTAGAAAGTAAAGTTCAGCAAAACTTTCAGTAGAAACTCTCTATTTGACTTTATAAAACTCAAGTTAAATTCTTCTTGTAGTTTATCAAGGTAAGACTGATTTAGCACGCAGTATTCAAAAAACTACTGCACCAATATGGCACATATTTTTAGCTAACTTCTCTTGAAGAAAGTTTGCGGTATATAGCTAAAAGAGGTTTTCTGTGTTCGATAGACTTACTACTGTAACTCAAAAAATTAGTCCTGGAATGCGTAAAGCAATCCACAATGTAGGTTGGCTAACTGCTGAGCGTATCCTCAGTATGGCACTAACTCTAGCTGTAGGAATACAAGTAGTACGTTACTTAGGACCAGAAAATTTTGGCAAGTTAAGTTATGGTATAAGTCTTGCGGGTTTATTTGGCGCGGTCTCTAAGTTAGGTTTAGATTCAATTGTAGTACGTAATATTGTACGTGACGAAAGTTCAACAGCAGAAACATTGGGAACAGCTTTTTTATTAAAGCTCATTGCTAGCTTCGCAACTATTATATTAGTTGGTTGCACTACATGGACTTTAAATGCTGAGCCTCAAGTACATTGGATAGCAATTATTGTTGCATTTGGGCTAATTCTTCAAGCTTTTGAAGTTATCGATTTCTGGTTTCAGTCTAGAGTTCACTCAAAAGCAATTGTTGGAGTTAGAAGTACTGTACTTCTCCTAAGTTCAGGAATAAAACTTCTATTGATTACGCTCGAATTTCCATTGATAGCATTTGCTTGGTTAATGCTCGTTGATGTTCTACTGAATGCATTAGGAATGATTTGGGTTTACTTTAGACATCGACAGTCACTTTTAACCTGGAGAATTAGCTGGTCTAAAGCTAAAAATTTACTCAACGATTCCTCTCCTTTAATTCTATCCGCAGTAATGGTCACTATCTACATGAAAATTGACCAGGTAATGCTTGGAAATATGGCAACAAACGAATCTGTCGGTAACTACGCAGCAGCAGTAAGATTCTCTGAAGTGTGGTATTTTTTTCCAATAGCTGTCTATTCTTCTGTATTTCCAGCTATCATTCGTACTAAACAAAGAGATGAAAAGGAATATTACTTCAGGTTGCAACAGCTATACGACTTAATGGCTGGCATATCATTAGTAGTTGCAATTTGTGTGACCTTTCTATCAGATACTTTAATTACCAGCTTACTTGGAAAAGAGTATACTTCTGCGGGAGCTATTCTAGCATTACACGTTTGGACAGGACCTTTTTTAATTCTAGGAGTAGCTCGTGGTAAATGGCTAATAGTTGAGAATTTAACTCAACTAAATTTCCTAACTAATTTGATAGGAGCTATTAGCAATATCTTTCTAAACTTAGTTTTAATTCCGGCTTATGATGCAATTGGAGCAGCATTAGCAACAGTTTTATCACAAATCATATTAATGCTTATCTGTCTCATCTATCCTGGCTTATTTCTTAATAGCTGGATGTTAATTAAAGCTTTGTTTATACCTCTCCGGATTGGATTATAT
This window contains:
- a CDS encoding glycosyltransferase, which encodes MQTQFSQTNIIPNTISPTADSRSVSIIIPCFNESEGIESLSTKLLPVWQQLNLIRKTELIFVDDGSTDDTFAQIQHFFGEQAQIVRHPKNKGLSAAIRTGFIHSRGDIICTIDSDCTYDPQYLLPLLNLMNRADVVTASPYHPKGSVKNVPPWRLFLSKGLSQIYRIVLPQKLYTYTSMFRAYRREVLEIIPITYPGFLGLVEILVEAMLHGYKVAEYPAELQSRVYGQSKLRVARVILSHLRYLAQLIKRRAVKPKKALVYK
- the wecB gene encoding non-hydrolyzing UDP-N-acetylglucosamine 2-epimerase, with the translated sequence MKLITILGARPQFIKASVVSSAFKNAGIEEILIHTGQHFDRTMSEVFFQDLDLPQPEYHLNIHSLNHGAMTGRMMEKIEEILLQIKPDWVCVYGDTNSTIAGALVAAKLQIPIVHIEAGLRSFNREMPEEVNRVVTDHLSQLLFAPTPLAVQCLEKEGIFQGVHLVGDVMMDAILTYLVKAQQTSQILEKLDLVDQKFYLATIHRPSNTDNRDRLRNILENLTQLKYPVVFPMHPRTLAKVQQQAMIHYLEAIQVIPPVSYLDMLILEKNCQAVLTDSGGMQKEAYILERPCFTLRDETEWQETVEVGWNHLVKPENLHQSLTNFTTPTHAPRLYGEGNAATRIADILLAA
- a CDS encoding S-layer homology domain-containing protein encodes the protein MLILKPAIYILAALAISNLGQIACASSSVELPDSHIRVSNLNSQDNATSFKVNAAHLLQQQAAQDSSTKADSYNIAQATTFPDIQNNWAQSFIEALAARNVISGFPDGTFRPDAPVTRAQFAAMISKAFPLTQQREGITFNDVPSFYWASDAIQAAYQSGFLAGYPNNIFLPEQNIPRAQVLVSLASGLNLTASDIAILDNFQDAAAIPDFARNAIAAATENRIVVNYPNLATLNPNQVATRADVAAFIYQALVRNGTLPPLEPTDVANQYIVGYETVATAPEPATPPAEQEVAQLREQFRIEPPTIVDTIRPTVPGGGSSVGSPTAFGADWGDAFLGASFQARARNTSRSDGGVSFGFGLGDAERAVGLEVAVSVVDLLGDTFEDGGVSLKLHRVLPNNFGVAVGVENATTWGSTDGGSSVYGVVSKIIPLRDDPAEPLSKLTLSLGLGGGRFRSESDVNDGNETVNVFGSVGLQALERVSLIADWTGQDLNLGASIVPFNFPLIITPAIADVTGNAGDGARFILGVGYAISF
- a CDS encoding type II toxin-antitoxin system HicB family antitoxin, whose protein sequence is MSVTCLDMCDRVTINVTFTSKACENMKTRSTVIVYKEEDMYIAECPEIGTVDQGETIEQAIAGVTEATQLIKK
- a CDS encoding flippase, translated to MFDRLTTVTQKISPGMRKAIHNVGWLTAERILSMALTLAVGIQVVRYLGPENFGKLSYGISLAGLFGAVSKLGLDSIVVRNIVRDESSTAETLGTAFLLKLIASFATIILVGCTTWTLNAEPQVHWIAIIVAFGLILQAFEVIDFWFQSRVHSKAIVGVRSTVLLLSSGIKLLLITLEFPLIAFAWLMLVDVLLNALGMIWVYFRHRQSLLTWRISWSKAKNLLNDSSPLILSAVMVTIYMKIDQVMLGNMATNESVGNYAAAVRFSEVWYFFPIAVYSSVFPAIIRTKQRDEKEYYFRLQQLYDLMAGISLVVAICVTFLSDTLITSLLGKEYTSAGAILALHVWTGPFLILGVARGKWLIVENLTQLNFLTNLIGAISNIFLNLVLIPAYDAIGAALATVLSQIILMLICLIYPGLFLNSWMLIKALFIPLRIGLYIQKK